A window from Bosea sp. ANAM02 encodes these proteins:
- a CDS encoding ABC transporter permease, whose amino-acid sequence MATAPQPIDQAGGRGFRAWLAAPVPSSPFQARMQQLSLKWWRLRGNPAAMLGLAIIVVIVVAALFAPLIATHDIYAQDLTNRLQRPSAAHWFGTDELGRDIFSRLVFGARITLYIAMLTAVIAAPLGLIVGTTSGYLGGWVDTVLMRIVDIFLAFPSLVLALAFVAALGPSIDHAIIAIALAAWPPIARLARAETLSIRKSDYIAAVRLQGASPLRIILGHVVPMCIPSVVVRITLSMASIILTAAGLGFLGLGAQPPSPEWGAMLASGREFILTNGWIAGIPGLAILITSLAFNLFGDGLRDILDPRHG is encoded by the coding sequence ATGGCCACGGCACCACAACCCATCGACCAGGCCGGCGGGCGGGGCTTCCGGGCCTGGCTCGCGGCGCCCGTTCCGTCCTCGCCCTTCCAGGCGCGGATGCAGCAATTGTCGCTGAAATGGTGGCGGCTCAGGGGCAACCCTGCCGCCATGCTCGGCCTCGCCATCATCGTCGTGATCGTCGTGGCGGCGCTGTTCGCCCCCTTGATCGCGACGCATGACATCTACGCGCAGGATCTGACGAACCGGCTGCAACGGCCTTCGGCTGCGCATTGGTTCGGCACCGACGAGCTCGGCCGCGACATCTTCAGCCGGCTGGTCTTCGGCGCGCGGATCACGCTCTACATCGCCATGCTGACGGCTGTGATCGCAGCGCCGCTTGGGCTGATCGTCGGCACCACCTCCGGCTATCTCGGCGGCTGGGTCGATACCGTGCTGATGCGCATCGTCGACATCTTCCTGGCCTTCCCGAGCCTGGTGCTGGCGCTCGCCTTCGTCGCGGCGCTGGGGCCCAGCATCGATCATGCGATCATCGCGATCGCGCTTGCCGCCTGGCCGCCGATCGCGCGGCTGGCGCGGGCCGAGACGCTGTCGATCCGCAAGTCCGACTATATCGCGGCGGTCCGCCTGCAGGGCGCGTCGCCGCTCAGGATCATCCTCGGCCATGTCGTGCCGATGTGCATTCCCTCCGTCGTGGTGCGCATCACGCTGAGCATGGCGTCGATCATCCTGACGGCGGCCGGCCTCGGCTTCCTGGGTCTCGGCGCGCAGCCGCCGAGCCCGGAATGGGGCGCGATGCTGGCGTCGGGCCGCGAGTTCATCCTGACCAATGGCTGGATCGCCGGCATTCCCGGCCTCGCCATCCTGATCACCAGCCTGGCCTTCAACCTGTTCGGCGACGGCCTGCGCGACATCCTGGACCCTCGCCATGGATAA
- a CDS encoding ABC transporter ATP-binding protein: protein MDKPLLEVEDLSVTFKGAHRTVQAVRGISFSVGREKVGIVGESGSGKSLTGRTILKLTPKAATIEAKKLSFDGIDLLAASERQMRTIRGNRISMILQDPKFSLNPLMRVGEQITEAYRLHHKVGGKEAEVKALAMLEAVKIRDPARVFRLYPHEVSGGMGQRIMIAMMLIPEPDLIIADEPTSALDVTIRRQVLSILDELVTRRGAGLIFISHDLNLVADFCDRVLVMYAGRIMEDIPARELRNARHPYTRALLDSLPRLDRPADMLQVPSRDPSWLDGPTLQSGSRA from the coding sequence ATGGATAAGCCGCTGCTCGAGGTCGAGGACCTCTCCGTCACCTTCAAGGGCGCGCATCGCACGGTGCAGGCGGTGCGCGGCATCTCCTTCAGCGTCGGCCGCGAAAAGGTCGGTATCGTCGGCGAATCCGGCTCCGGCAAGTCGCTGACCGGGCGCACGATCCTGAAGCTGACACCGAAGGCGGCGACGATTGAAGCCAAGAAGCTGTCCTTCGACGGGATCGACCTGCTCGCCGCCAGCGAACGCCAGATGCGGACCATCCGGGGCAACCGCATCTCGATGATCCTGCAGGACCCCAAGTTCTCGCTCAATCCGCTGATGCGGGTCGGCGAGCAGATCACCGAGGCCTATCGCCTGCACCACAAGGTCGGCGGCAAGGAGGCGGAAGTGAAAGCGCTCGCCATGCTGGAGGCGGTGAAGATCCGCGACCCCGCCCGCGTCTTCAGGCTCTATCCGCACGAAGTCTCCGGGGGCATGGGTCAGCGCATCATGATCGCGATGATGCTGATCCCGGAGCCGGACCTGATCATCGCGGACGAGCCGACCTCGGCGCTCGACGTCACCATCCGGCGGCAGGTGTTGAGCATTCTGGACGAGCTGGTGACGCGGCGCGGCGCCGGGCTGATCTTCATCAGCCACGACCTCAATCTCGTGGCGGATTTCTGCGACCGCGTGCTGGTGATGTATGCCGGGCGGATCATGGAGGACATCCCGGCGCGCGAATTGCGCAATGCGCGTCATCCCTATACCCGCGCCTTGCTCGACAGCCTGCCGCGGCTCGACCGGCCGGCCGACATGCTACAGGTGCCGAGCCGCGATCCGTCCTGGCTGGACGGGCCGACCTTGCAGAGCGGGAGCCGGGCATGA
- a CDS encoding ABC transporter ATP-binding protein, translated as MNASDPAMAANRPAALTVDHLSVVFGRGASALKAVDDVSFTLLHGEAFGLIGESGCGKSTVLRALAGLNSEYGGRVAFHDREVPHKRDKAFFRRVQMVFQDPYASLHPRKMVQNVLAEPLKIHGFDRTQERIDEILTAVGLGPSFRYRFPHELSGGQRQRVAIARALIIEPELLLLDEPTSALDVSVQAEILNLLKQLRRDRDLTYLMVSHDLAVVTHLCERVAMMSEGRILEEMSATDVRAGRAREPYTREFLEASVGYRPIA; from the coding sequence ATGAATGCGAGCGATCCGGCCATGGCCGCGAACCGTCCGGCGGCCCTCACGGTCGACCATCTTTCTGTCGTCTTCGGCCGCGGAGCCTCGGCGCTGAAGGCGGTGGACGACGTATCCTTCACGCTTCTTCACGGCGAGGCCTTCGGCCTGATCGGTGAGTCCGGCTGCGGCAAGTCGACCGTGCTGCGCGCGCTCGCGGGCTTGAACAGCGAGTATGGTGGCAGGGTCGCCTTCCATGACCGTGAGGTGCCGCACAAGCGCGACAAGGCGTTCTTCCGCCGCGTGCAGATGGTGTTCCAGGACCCCTATGCTTCGCTGCACCCGCGCAAGATGGTGCAGAACGTGCTGGCCGAGCCGCTGAAGATCCACGGCTTCGACCGGACGCAGGAGCGCATCGACGAGATCCTCACCGCCGTCGGTCTCGGGCCCTCCTTCCGCTACCGCTTTCCGCACGAGCTCTCGGGCGGGCAGCGCCAGCGCGTCGCGATCGCGCGTGCGCTCATCATCGAGCCGGAACTGCTGCTGCTGGACGAGCCGACCTCGGCGCTCGACGTCTCCGTGCAGGCGGAAATCCTCAACCTGCTGAAGCAGCTCAGGCGCGACCGCGACCTGACCTATCTGATGGTCAGCCACGATCTCGCGGTCGTGACGCATCTGTGCGAGCGGGTCGCGATGATGAGCGAGGGCCGCATCCTCGAGGAGATGAGCGCGACGGACGTCCGGGCCGGCCGCGCGCGGGAGCCCTATACGCGCGAATTTCTCGAGGCGAGCGTGGGCTATCGCCCGATCGCGTGA
- a CDS encoding serine hydrolase, with protein MMDEAGIMGAAPGAEHWPAHGWESVAPEAAGWSREGLDRAWRYADTISTATLMIVQGGRVVASRGDLAHRYQCHSVRKSFLSALIGIHEEEGRIDLSRTLADLGIDDKEGLSEREKAATIYDLLTARSGIFHPAGYESLWMKSIKPPRHSQPPGAFWLYNNWDFNALGTIFTALTGAGIHDDFLARIGRPLGLEDFRLDDERRDGWLQPDDCSFHPAYPFRMSTRDLARFGLMFLRQGRWQNEQVVPANWVATSVLPLSDAGPRGGYGYMWWTERSGAGFPGVVLPAGSYSAQGVGGQYCLVIPSLDLVIVHRVDTDIKGMEVNRFAFGRLLRLVLEARKPG; from the coding sequence ATGATGGATGAGGCAGGGATCATGGGCGCAGCCCCGGGGGCGGAGCATTGGCCGGCGCATGGCTGGGAGAGCGTCGCGCCGGAGGCGGCCGGTTGGTCGCGCGAGGGGCTCGACCGCGCCTGGCGCTATGCCGATACGATCTCGACCGCGACGCTGATGATCGTGCAGGGCGGGCGCGTGGTGGCGAGCCGCGGCGATCTCGCCCATCGCTATCAGTGCCATTCCGTCCGCAAGAGCTTCCTCAGCGCGCTCATTGGCATCCATGAGGAGGAGGGCCGGATCGACCTGTCGCGGACGCTCGCCGATCTCGGCATCGACGACAAGGAAGGCCTGAGTGAGCGCGAGAAGGCGGCGACGATCTACGATTTGCTGACGGCGCGCTCGGGCATCTTCCACCCGGCGGGCTATGAATCGCTCTGGATGAAGTCGATCAAGCCGCCGCGCCATTCGCAGCCGCCCGGTGCCTTCTGGCTGTACAACAACTGGGATTTCAACGCGCTGGGGACGATCTTCACGGCGCTGACGGGGGCCGGCATCCATGACGATTTCCTGGCGCGGATCGGCCGCCCGCTCGGTCTGGAGGATTTCCGCCTCGACGACGAGCGCCGCGACGGCTGGCTGCAACCGGACGATTGCTCGTTTCATCCCGCCTATCCGTTCCGGATGTCGACGCGCGATCTCGCCCGCTTCGGCCTGATGTTCCTGCGGCAGGGCCGCTGGCAGAACGAGCAGGTCGTGCCGGCCAACTGGGTCGCGACCAGCGTGCTGCCGCTCTCCGATGCCGGGCCGCGCGGCGGCTACGGTTATATGTGGTGGACCGAGCGCTCCGGTGCGGGCTTTCCCGGCGTCGTGCTGCCGGCCGGCAGCTACAGCGCGCAGGGCGTGGGCGGGCAGTATTGCCTCGTCATCCCCTCGCTCGACCTGGTGATCGTCCACCGCGTCGACACCGACATCAAGGGCATGGAGGTGAACCGCTTCGCTTTCGGCCGCCTGCTGCGCCTCGTTCTCGAAGCGCGCAAGCCGGGCTGA
- a CDS encoding LysR family transcriptional regulator translates to MELKWLEDVLSLSSTLSFSRAARERNITQSALSRRVKQLEDWLGSPLFDRSSYPIRLTEAGRTFLPRAQEILRQVQGARQELRQMHEIATETLIFSTLNTLSLTYFPGLIRRMEERLGPLKTRFCEQRSSFDGNVALLDRGECDFLLTYAHEAVLPELDPERFTHRRLGAERAIPVSIPDGSGEPLHAFRSGDAPVRLLSYGSSTFFARRLAQLFAERPTPLVTVYENPMSIGLKAMVLAGRGVAWVPESLIVEELRSGQLVPAADTSWYITAEIRLYRPRQQGRLPVEQFWTALGESGLPARPQGAARAPVAAIA, encoded by the coding sequence ATGGAGCTGAAATGGCTGGAGGACGTGCTGAGCCTGTCGAGCACGCTCAGCTTCTCGCGCGCCGCTCGTGAGCGCAACATCACGCAATCGGCCTTGAGCCGCCGGGTCAAGCAGCTCGAGGATTGGCTCGGCTCGCCGCTCTTCGACCGCAGCAGCTATCCGATCCGTCTCACCGAGGCGGGCCGGACCTTCCTGCCGCGTGCTCAGGAAATCCTGCGGCAGGTGCAGGGCGCGCGGCAGGAGCTGCGCCAGATGCACGAGATCGCCACGGAAACGCTGATCTTCTCGACGCTCAACACCCTGTCGCTGACCTATTTTCCCGGCCTCATCCGCCGTATGGAGGAGAGGCTCGGCCCGCTGAAGACGCGGTTCTGCGAACAGCGTTCCTCCTTCGACGGCAATGTCGCGCTGCTCGATCGGGGCGAATGCGACTTCCTGCTGACCTATGCCCATGAGGCCGTGCTGCCGGAGCTCGACCCCGAGCGTTTCACCCATCGCCGGCTCGGCGCCGAACGGGCGATCCCGGTCTCGATCCCCGACGGCAGCGGCGAGCCGCTCCATGCCTTCCGCAGCGGCGATGCGCCGGTGCGCCTGCTGAGCTATGGCAGCTCGACCTTCTTCGCGCGGCGCCTCGCCCAGCTCTTCGCCGAGCGGCCGACGCCGCTCGTCACCGTCTACGAGAACCCGATGTCCATCGGCCTCAAGGCCATGGTTCTGGCCGGACGCGGCGTCGCCTGGGTGCCGGAGAGCCTGATCGTCGAGGAATTGCGCAGCGGCCAGCTCGTGCCGGCGGCCGACACCTCGTGGTACATCACCGCCGAAATCCGGCTCTATCGGCCACGGCAGCAGGGCCGCCTCCCCGTCGAGCAGTTCTGGACGGCCCTCGGCGAGAGCGGCCTGCCGGCCAGACCGCAAGGCGCTGCCCGCGCGCCCGTGGCGGCGATCGCCTGA
- a CDS encoding aminotransferase class III-fold pyridoxal phosphate-dependent enzyme: MEHVWLRGVAEQFGIAGGLRQLGGEYDLNFRGRTSEGDVIVKAMRPQGEPALVDQQCAAINHALATDPTLPLPRLLPAEGGRFWQDVPDAQGQQRMVWVQRAFTGIPMGEAGPQPPAVLTELGALTARLDLALRDFKVTAAPDAAKWDLTEAGWIKPHLDVLEGARRTLVAGIVAGFEALKPALDRLPRQTIHNDLNDFNILVEPRLGGPARISGLIDFGDMTHGPRVCEIAIAAAYAILDHEAPEAALAAFVAGYHGVSPLGAEEIGLIWPLVRMRLAVSVVNSTIEAKGRPNDPYVTISQAPAWRLLENPAIDGELMGARLRNACGLPVTDAAGRIASWIAAQRGSFAPVLGRALDGLPVGSLGIAEATIPQNPFELRADEARNLGAGLGITSEWWLGQYGEPRLVYTDKAFRKGRWLASNRRTIHMAVDVFAPAGEPVRAPLAGKVALAENRKGHLDYGGVVILEHRTPAGDVFHTLYGHLAADGATKLKPGREIAAGEAFAKLGPAEENGGWEPHLHFQLALTLDGMGHDWPGVADPDDWALWQAICPNPAALLNLPDEVVAYQAIDEAALLAERKARFGANLKLSYKKPVTFLRGWRHHLFDAMGRPYLDAYNNVPHVGHAHPRIRKVAMDQLARMNSNTRYLHPAPMGLAERLTAKLPKELEVCFFVNSGSEANELALRLARAASGGYDIVTPDHGYHGNTTGAIDISAYKFNKPNMGGRKPWVQLVDVADDYRGRFRRDDADRALHYAQQVDGALAAIAERGGKVAGFIAETFPSVGGQIIPPPGYLAAVYERIRAAGGICIADEVQTGLGRLGDYYFGFEQQNVQPDIVVLGKPLGNGHPIGAVITTRAIAERFAEGPEYFSTFGGSNLSCRIASEVLDIVEEEGLSSNAKAMGDKLLAGMRELSKDYPSVGDVRGIGLFLGLELVTDRETLEPATDAAAHVMNRLRDMRVLVGREGPADNILKIRPPLTVGTDDVEMILDRLRICLREVEATR, from the coding sequence ATGGAACATGTCTGGTTGCGTGGGGTTGCCGAGCAGTTCGGCATCGCTGGCGGGCTGCGCCAGCTCGGCGGCGAATACGACCTCAACTTCCGCGGCCGGACCAGCGAGGGCGACGTCATCGTCAAGGCGATGCGCCCGCAGGGCGAACCCGCCCTCGTCGACCAGCAATGTGCCGCGATCAATCACGCGCTCGCCACCGATCCGACGCTGCCGCTGCCGCGTCTTCTCCCCGCCGAAGGCGGGCGCTTCTGGCAGGACGTGCCGGACGCCCAGGGCCAGCAGCGCATGGTCTGGGTCCAGCGGGCGTTTACCGGCATTCCGATGGGCGAAGCCGGGCCGCAGCCGCCCGCCGTCCTCACCGAGCTCGGCGCCCTGACCGCGCGTCTCGATCTCGCGCTCCGCGACTTCAAGGTCACCGCTGCTCCGGACGCCGCGAAATGGGACCTGACCGAAGCCGGCTGGATCAAGCCGCATCTCGACGTGCTGGAAGGCGCGCGCCGCACGCTCGTGGCCGGCATTGTCGCCGGCTTCGAGGCGCTCAAGCCCGCGCTCGACAGGCTGCCGCGTCAGACCATCCATAACGACCTCAACGACTTCAACATCCTCGTCGAGCCACGCCTCGGCGGGCCCGCCCGCATCAGCGGCCTGATCGATTTCGGCGACATGACCCATGGCCCGCGCGTCTGCGAGATCGCCATCGCCGCGGCTTACGCCATCCTCGACCACGAGGCGCCGGAAGCGGCGCTCGCCGCCTTCGTCGCCGGCTATCACGGCGTCTCGCCGCTCGGCGCCGAGGAGATCGGCCTGATCTGGCCGCTCGTCCGCATGCGCCTCGCCGTCAGCGTCGTGAACTCGACGATCGAAGCCAAGGGTCGCCCGAACGACCCCTATGTCACCATCTCGCAGGCCCCCGCCTGGCGCCTTCTCGAAAACCCCGCCATCGACGGCGAGTTGATGGGCGCGCGCCTGCGCAATGCCTGCGGCCTGCCGGTCACCGACGCTGCCGGCCGCATCGCGAGCTGGATCGCCGCGCAGCGCGGCAGCTTCGCGCCCGTGCTCGGCCGTGCGCTCGACGGTTTGCCTGTCGGCTCGCTCGGCATCGCCGAGGCGACGATCCCGCAGAACCCGTTCGAGCTGCGCGCCGACGAGGCCCGCAATCTCGGCGCCGGGCTCGGCATCACCTCGGAATGGTGGCTCGGCCAATATGGCGAGCCGCGGCTGGTCTACACCGACAAGGCTTTTCGCAAGGGCCGTTGGCTCGCCTCGAACCGCCGCACCATCCATATGGCCGTCGATGTCTTCGCGCCGGCGGGGGAGCCAGTCCGCGCCCCCTTGGCCGGCAAGGTCGCGCTGGCGGAGAACCGCAAGGGCCATCTCGATTATGGCGGCGTCGTCATCCTCGAGCACCGCACGCCCGCCGGCGACGTCTTCCATACGCTCTACGGCCATCTCGCGGCGGACGGCGCAACAAAGCTCAAGCCCGGCCGGGAGATCGCGGCGGGCGAGGCTTTCGCGAAGCTCGGCCCGGCCGAGGAGAATGGTGGCTGGGAGCCGCATCTGCATTTCCAGCTCGCGCTGACGCTGGACGGCATGGGCCATGACTGGCCGGGCGTCGCCGATCCCGACGATTGGGCGCTCTGGCAGGCGATCTGCCCGAACCCCGCAGCCCTCCTCAACCTGCCCGACGAGGTCGTCGCCTATCAGGCGATCGACGAGGCCGCGCTGCTGGCCGAGCGCAAGGCCCGTTTCGGCGCCAATCTCAAGCTCAGCTACAAGAAGCCGGTCACCTTCCTGCGCGGCTGGCGCCACCATCTCTTCGACGCGATGGGGCGGCCCTATCTCGACGCCTACAACAACGTGCCGCATGTCGGCCACGCCCATCCGCGCATCCGCAAGGTGGCGATGGACCAGCTCGCGCGGATGAACTCCAACACGCGCTATCTGCACCCGGCGCCGATGGGTCTGGCCGAGCGCCTGACCGCCAAGCTGCCCAAGGAATTGGAGGTCTGCTTCTTCGTCAATTCCGGCTCGGAGGCGAACGAACTGGCGCTGCGCCTCGCCCGTGCGGCGAGCGGCGGCTACGACATCGTCACGCCCGATCACGGCTATCACGGCAACACCACCGGCGCGATCGACATCTCCGCCTATAAGTTCAACAAGCCGAACATGGGCGGACGCAAGCCCTGGGTGCAGCTCGTCGACGTCGCCGACGACTATCGCGGCCGCTTCCGCCGCGACGACGCCGACCGGGCGCTGCACTACGCCCAGCAGGTCGACGGCGCGCTCGCAGCCATCGCGGAACGCGGCGGCAAGGTCGCCGGCTTCATCGCCGAGACCTTCCCGAGCGTCGGCGGCCAGATCATCCCGCCGCCCGGCTATCTCGCGGCGGTCTATGAGCGCATCCGCGCCGCCGGCGGCATCTGCATCGCCGACGAGGTCCAGACCGGGCTGGGGCGCCTCGGCGACTATTATTTCGGCTTCGAGCAGCAGAATGTGCAGCCGGATATCGTCGTGCTCGGCAAGCCGCTCGGCAACGGCCACCCCATCGGCGCCGTCATCACCACCCGCGCCATCGCCGAGCGCTTCGCGGAAGGCCCGGAATATTTCTCGACCTTCGGCGGCTCGAACCTCTCCTGCCGGATCGCCTCGGAAGTGCTCGACATCGTCGAGGAGGAGGGACTTTCGTCCAATGCCAAGGCGATGGGCGACAAGCTGCTCGCCGGCATGCGCGAACTCTCGAAGGATTATCCTAGCGTCGGCGACGTGCGTGGCATCGGCCTCTTCCTCGGGTTGGAGCTGGTCACGGATCGCGAGACGCTGGAGCCTGCGACCGATGCGGCGGCCCATGTGATGAACCGCCTGCGCGACATGCGCGTCCTCGTCGGACGCGAGGGACCGGCCGACAACATCCTCAAGATCCGCCCGCCGCTGACGGTCGGCACCGACGATGTCGAGATGATCCTCGACCGGCTCAGGATCTGCCTGCGCGAGGTCGAGGCGACGCGCTAG
- the argH gene encoding argininosuccinate lyase yields MSDQNPGANKMWGGRFTTAPADVMRRINPSIGFDYRLYRQDIAASKTHAAMLARQGIIAGADNERIQAGLDQIRGEIDRGELQFSIDLEDIHMNVEARLKEIIGEPAGRLHTARSRNDQAVTDVRLWMRDAIDALDGTIRDLQQALIERASEHAGTIMPGFTHMQVAQPVTFGHHLMAYVEMFGRDRERLAGARQRTNVSPLGAAALAGTAFPIDRQFTAAELGFARPTENSMDSVGARDHICELLFCCSMLAVHLSRLNEEISLWCSDGFRFIALSDAFTTGSSIMPQKRNPDAAELVRGKTGRVVGSLTAMLVMVKGLPMTFMKDMQEDKEPMFDALETVELCVAATTGMVRDLTVRPEGMRAFLERGFPTATDLADWLVREAGIPFRDAHHITARVVALAEAKGCTLQALDLDAMRSVDPRIGAAVFEVLAPEHSVRSRRSYGGTAPDTVREAIERAKQRWLSNEPIQS; encoded by the coding sequence ATGTCCGACCAGAACCCCGGTGCCAACAAGATGTGGGGCGGCCGCTTCACCACCGCGCCGGCCGATGTGATGCGCAGGATCAATCCCTCGATCGGCTTCGACTACCGGCTTTATCGGCAGGACATCGCGGCGTCCAAGACCCATGCCGCCATGCTCGCCCGCCAGGGCATCATCGCCGGCGCCGACAACGAGCGCATCCAGGCCGGACTCGATCAGATCCGCGGCGAGATCGACCGCGGCGAGCTGCAGTTCAGCATCGATCTCGAGGACATCCACATGAACGTGGAGGCGCGCCTCAAGGAGATCATCGGCGAGCCGGCCGGGCGCCTGCACACGGCCCGCAGCCGCAACGATCAGGCCGTCACCGATGTCCGCCTCTGGATGCGCGACGCGATCGACGCTCTCGACGGCACCATCCGCGACTTGCAGCAGGCCCTGATCGAGCGCGCCAGCGAGCATGCCGGGACGATCATGCCAGGCTTCACCCATATGCAGGTCGCCCAGCCCGTCACCTTCGGCCACCATCTCATGGCCTATGTCGAGATGTTCGGCCGTGATCGCGAGCGTCTCGCCGGCGCGCGCCAGCGCACCAATGTCTCGCCCCTCGGCGCTGCCGCGCTCGCCGGCACCGCCTTCCCGATCGACCGTCAGTTCACAGCGGCCGAACTCGGCTTCGCCCGGCCGACCGAGAACTCGATGGATTCGGTCGGCGCGCGCGACCATATCTGCGAACTGCTGTTCTGCTGCTCGATGCTGGCCGTGCATCTCTCGCGCCTCAACGAGGAGATCTCGCTCTGGTGCAGCGACGGCTTCCGCTTCATTGCGCTGTCGGACGCCTTCACCACAGGCTCCTCGATCATGCCGCAGAAGCGCAACCCGGACGCGGCCGAGCTGGTGCGCGGCAAGACCGGCCGCGTCGTCGGTTCGCTCACCGCCATGCTGGTAATGGTCAAGGGCCTGCCGATGACCTTCATGAAGGACATGCAGGAGGACAAGGAGCCGATGTTCGACGCGCTGGAGACGGTCGAACTCTGCGTCGCCGCCACCACCGGCATGGTCCGCGACCTCACCGTGCGGCCCGAGGGCATGCGCGCCTTCCTCGAACGTGGCTTTCCGACCGCAACCGACCTCGCCGACTGGCTGGTGCGCGAGGCCGGCATCCCCTTCCGCGACGCCCATCACATCACAGCCCGCGTCGTCGCGCTGGCCGAGGCGAAGGGCTGCACCTTGCAGGCGCTCGACCTCGACGCCATGCGCTCGGTCGATCCGCGCATCGGCGCGGCGGTCTTCGAAGTGCTGGCCCCGGAGCACTCCGTCCGCAGCCGCCGCAGCTATGGTGGCACCGCGCCCGACACGGTGCGCGAGGCGATCGAGCGGGCGAAGCAGCGTTGGCTGTCCAACGAACCGATCCAAAGCTGA
- a CDS encoding aminotransferase class I/II-fold pyridoxal phosphate-dependent enzyme has translation MKIEEFTLERIQSLYENTVEFNLSDSGVHPYSLNELLSADERAKLMEVELGYGWTNGAVELREDIAKLYRNRTSDEVIVTNGSAEANFLMVMSLIEPGDEIVVFVPNYLQIWGWARAIGATVKEVKLREELGWTPDLDEVRRAITPRTKLMTICNPNNPTGSLLSRETMDALVEIARKQGCYLHADEVYKGAELETDEPPSFADLYEKAIITSGLSKAMALPGLRIGWLVGPAKDIYTAWQNKDYTSITTSALSEHIARIVVQPAKRAEILQRSKTILRENLTLLTNWVKANEEFFSFVPPRAGGMAFIKYSHSMNSTELVHRLREERGIMLLPGDVYGMDGYIRIGIGAPGDHLSAGLERLSDYLKSQPR, from the coding sequence ATGAAGATCGAAGAATTCACACTGGAGCGGATCCAGTCGCTCTACGAGAACACCGTCGAGTTCAATCTCTCGGATAGCGGCGTCCATCCCTATTCGCTGAACGAACTGCTCAGCGCGGATGAGCGCGCGAAGCTGATGGAGGTCGAGCTCGGCTATGGCTGGACCAATGGTGCGGTCGAATTACGTGAGGATATCGCCAAGCTCTACCGCAACCGGACCTCGGACGAGGTGATCGTCACCAACGGCTCGGCCGAAGCCAATTTCCTGATGGTGATGTCGTTGATCGAGCCGGGCGACGAGATCGTCGTGTTCGTGCCGAACTACCTGCAGATCTGGGGCTGGGCGCGGGCGATCGGCGCGACCGTCAAGGAAGTGAAGCTGCGCGAGGAGCTGGGTTGGACGCCCGATCTCGACGAGGTCCGCCGGGCGATCACGCCGCGGACCAAGCTGATGACGATCTGCAACCCGAACAATCCGACGGGCAGCCTGCTCTCGCGCGAGACGATGGACGCGCTGGTGGAGATCGCCCGGAAGCAGGGCTGCTACCTCCATGCCGACGAGGTCTACAAGGGCGCCGAGCTCGAAACCGACGAGCCGCCCAGCTTCGCAGACCTCTACGAGAAGGCGATCATCACCAGCGGCCTCTCCAAGGCGATGGCGCTGCCCGGCCTGCGCATCGGCTGGCTGGTCGGACCGGCCAAGGACATCTACACGGCCTGGCAGAACAAGGACTACACCTCGATCACCACGAGCGCGCTGAGCGAGCACATCGCCCGCATCGTCGTGCAGCCGGCCAAACGCGCCGAGATCCTGCAGCGCAGCAAGACCATCCTGCGGGAAAACCTCACGCTGCTGACGAACTGGGTGAAGGCGAACGAGGAGTTCTTCTCGTTCGTGCCGCCCAGGGCCGGGGGCATGGCCTTTATCAAATACAGCCACTCGATGAACTCGACCGAGCTGGTGCACCGTCTGCGCGAGGAGCGTGGCATCATGCTGCTGCCGGGCGATGTCTACGGGATGGACGGCTATATCCGCATCGGCATCGGCGCGCCCGGCGATCATCTCTCGGCGGGGCTGGAGCGTCTGAGCGACTATCTCAAGTCGCAGCCGCGGTGA
- a CDS encoding PAS domain-containing protein, translating into MTPELAPYLPVCDAVALLFRPHAEVVLHDLGSQSVVHIAGNFSQRVLGEPSLLDEIGFDPNETIIGPYEKVNWDGRRLKSISIVLSTGTKAIGVLCINVDVSQFHALMQTLSAFATVPAGVEKPQALFKEDWHERINEFVQQWTQSRGLAVTSLSRAEKRELVADLAANGAFGGRNAAAYISRILGLARATVYNYLNQANENPDA; encoded by the coding sequence ATGACGCCGGAACTCGCCCCCTACCTGCCGGTCTGCGATGCGGTGGCGCTGCTGTTCCGGCCGCATGCCGAGGTCGTACTGCACGACCTCGGCTCGCAGAGCGTCGTGCATATCGCCGGCAATTTCTCGCAGCGCGTGCTGGGCGAGCCGTCCCTGCTCGACGAGATCGGCTTCGACCCGAACGAGACGATCATCGGCCCTTATGAGAAGGTGAACTGGGACGGGCGGCGGCTGAAATCGATCAGCATCGTGCTCTCGACCGGGACCAAGGCGATCGGCGTGCTCTGCATCAATGTCGACGTTTCGCAGTTCCATGCGCTGATGCAGACGCTCTCGGCCTTCGCCACTGTGCCAGCCGGCGTCGAGAAGCCGCAGGCCCTGTTCAAGGAAGACTGGCACGAGCGCATCAACGAGTTCGTTCAGCAATGGACGCAGAGCCGCGGACTCGCGGTGACCAGCCTCAGCCGCGCCGAGAAGCGCGAGCTGGTGGCGGACCTCGCCGCGAACGGCGCCTTCGGCGGGCGCAATGCCGCCGCCTATATCTCGCGCATCCTCGGGCTCGCCCGCGCGACCGTCTACAACTACCTCAACCAGGCCAACGAGAACCCGGATGCTTGA